From Bacillus sp. Bos-x628, the proteins below share one genomic window:
- a CDS encoding VWA domain-containing protein, translating to MLKKVFTLVALAALTLSMSVSSPVLAEAKAAKKDQKDVRVTILLDASGSMARKVDGERKFDLAKQEVFKFAQSLPKNANIRMSLFGSEGNNKNSGKAQSCEVIRGVYGVQPYEKQSFENSLNGLGPNGWTPIARALESAKQTDIQLHKGTKHIIYLITDGEETCGGDPVKVAKELHKSKGSTVVNVIGLDFNEGYEGQLIQVAKAGKGRYYQASTGKEMESILTAESLKLHE from the coding sequence ATGTTAAAAAAAGTATTTACACTCGTAGCCTTAGCTGCATTGACATTATCAATGTCAGTCTCTTCACCAGTACTTGCAGAGGCAAAAGCAGCCAAAAAAGATCAGAAAGATGTAAGAGTGACGATCTTGCTTGATGCAAGTGGAAGTATGGCAAGAAAAGTAGATGGTGAGCGCAAATTTGACCTAGCAAAACAAGAGGTATTTAAATTTGCACAGTCACTTCCGAAAAACGCCAACATTCGTATGAGCTTATTTGGTTCTGAAGGAAATAACAAAAATTCAGGCAAAGCTCAATCTTGTGAAGTCATTAGAGGAGTTTACGGCGTACAGCCTTATGAAAAACAAAGTTTTGAAAACTCCTTAAACGGACTTGGGCCAAATGGCTGGACACCAATAGCACGTGCTCTTGAAAGTGCAAAACAAACGGATATACAGTTGCATAAGGGAACCAAACATATTATTTATCTAATTACTGATGGCGAAGAAACTTGTGGCGGAGATCCAGTGAAAGTAGCAAAAGAATTGCATAAATCAAAAGGATCTACTGTCGTAAATGTCATTGGATTAGACTTTAACGAAGGCTATGAAGGCCAACTGATTCAAGTTGCCAAAGCTGGTAAAGGTCGATACTATCAAGCCAGTACTGGAAAAGAGATGGAGTCTATATTAACGGCAGAATCATTAAAACTACACGAATAA
- a CDS encoding VWA domain-containing protein — MKKNIILTILASLVLLLSSPVHAVTKKEPAHVVILLDLSGSMAQSIEGEKKIDIAKRSIQSFSSILSEDTQVMLRVFGHEGNNKNAGKAISCASSEAVYGFGTYEQTAFNQALNVYGPTGWTPLAKALTDTKQDFEDHQAEGKNIVYVVSDGQETCGGNPSQAAKELHEDGIDTIVNIIGFDVKENEAKSLQSVAKAGGGKYQSAANAKELNYILQKEASSFGQ, encoded by the coding sequence ATGAAAAAGAATATCATCTTGACGATTTTAGCTAGTCTTGTCTTACTTCTTTCTTCACCGGTTCATGCTGTTACAAAGAAGGAACCTGCTCACGTGGTCATATTACTAGACTTAAGCGGTAGTATGGCACAATCAATAGAAGGTGAGAAGAAAATTGATATTGCCAAGCGCTCTATCCAGAGCTTTTCAAGTATTTTATCAGAAGATACGCAGGTCATGCTTCGTGTTTTTGGTCATGAAGGCAACAATAAAAATGCTGGAAAAGCCATTTCATGCGCTAGCTCTGAAGCAGTCTATGGATTTGGAACATATGAACAAACGGCATTTAATCAAGCATTAAATGTTTATGGACCAACAGGTTGGACGCCATTGGCAAAAGCACTAACTGATACAAAGCAAGATTTTGAAGATCATCAAGCCGAAGGAAAAAATATCGTGTATGTTGTCAGTGATGGTCAAGAAACTTGTGGCGGAAATCCTTCACAAGCAGCAAAAGAATTACATGAAGACGGAATTGATACGATTGTCAATATCATTGGCTTTGATGTGAAAGAAAATGAAGCAAAAAGTTTGCAATCTGTCGCAAAAGCTGGCGGTGGAAAATATCAGTCGGCAGCGAATGCAAAAGAGCTGAATTACATTCTGCAGAAAGAAGCGAGTTCATTCGGTCAGTAG